In the Deltaproteobacteria bacterium genome, one interval contains:
- a CDS encoding response regulator transcription factor: MRILVVEDEAKVAAALKEGLGAEHHEVVVSATGEDGFFRVNAETFDLIVLDLMLPGRDGIEILSTLRRRGLGTPVLILTARDAVEDRVLGLDSGADDYLVKPFAFPELLARIRALLRRGRPDQILRLKAADLEMDLISRRVTRGSRSIELTSREFDLLEYLLRHHQQLVSREMLARDVWKEPSRATPLDNVIDVHIARLRKKVDQDAPAKLIHTVRGVGFVLREGEP; this comes from the coding sequence GTGCGCATCCTCGTCGTCGAAGACGAAGCCAAGGTAGCAGCGGCCCTGAAGGAAGGCCTCGGGGCGGAACACCACGAGGTCGTCGTCTCGGCAACGGGCGAGGATGGCTTCTTTCGTGTGAACGCCGAGACCTTCGATCTGATCGTGCTCGACCTGATGCTTCCCGGACGCGACGGCATCGAGATCCTGTCGACCCTGCGGAGACGCGGCCTAGGCACGCCGGTTCTCATCCTGACGGCCAGGGATGCGGTCGAGGACCGGGTGCTCGGGCTCGACAGTGGTGCGGACGACTACCTCGTGAAGCCGTTCGCCTTCCCCGAGCTTCTGGCCCGCATCCGCGCCCTGCTGCGCCGCGGTCGGCCCGATCAGATCCTGCGGCTGAAGGCGGCCGACCTCGAAATGGATCTGATCAGCCGACGGGTAACGAGGGGAAGCAGGTCGATCGAGCTCACGTCCCGCGAGTTCGACCTCCTGGAGTACCTGCTGCGTCATCATCAGCAGCTCGTATCGCGGGAGATGCTCGCCCGCGATGTCTGGAAGGAGCCCTCGCGGGCCACGCCGCTCGACAACGTGATCGACGTGCACATCGCCCGGCTGCGGAAGAAGGTCGATCAGGACGCACCGGCGAAGCTCATCCACACGGTGCGCGGCGTCGGGTTCGTCCTGCGCGAGGGCGAGCCATGA
- a CDS encoding redoxin domain-containing protein: MMIMKPDTRRRLWRTLLVAGTLAIGLSVDDAAAALIPSVSNELRGRPLPSFESQTLDGQPFSSRDLVGKPVIVNFFASWCPVCSMELKDLQALQPDLRQRGVPVIEVLVDPVETPDTVDAARQQLARNPLPFPVVMMVPALRDVFGYEGFPATYFVKADGTFSTTLFGYQPIEQMRQAAWEIAGEGAETTTAPSSSPPPSGGVGRHPAWEKRPLLALVPAPWAQWHPLLVHFPIALLVLEAVFVCALLVRPNERMAQFSTWLLGAAVVSLVPTILTGIRDAGADLGPDSPFWNGLHDRLTHLFRLESSVSLHVLFGLAVTLIAFGRLAWRVRAGDRILGGGQRMAFTLVTLLGLWVLFGGGQVGGGISHR; encoded by the coding sequence ATGATGATAATGAAGCCGGATACTCGCCGTCGTCTCTGGCGGACTCTGCTGGTCGCGGGAACGCTCGCCATCGGTCTGAGCGTCGATGACGCCGCCGCGGCGCTCATCCCGTCTGTTTCGAACGAGCTCCGGGGCCGCCCGCTTCCCAGCTTCGAGTCGCAGACGCTCGATGGCCAGCCCTTCTCGTCGAGAGACCTCGTCGGCAAGCCCGTCATCGTGAACTTCTTCGCGAGCTGGTGCCCGGTCTGTTCAATGGAGCTGAAGGACTTGCAAGCCCTCCAGCCCGATCTGCGGCAACGCGGGGTTCCGGTCATCGAGGTGCTGGTCGATCCGGTGGAGACACCGGACACGGTCGATGCGGCTCGGCAACAGCTCGCGCGCAATCCGCTTCCCTTCCCCGTCGTGATGATGGTCCCGGCGCTCCGGGACGTGTTCGGGTACGAAGGGTTCCCGGCGACCTACTTCGTGAAAGCGGATGGCACGTTCTCGACGACACTCTTCGGCTATCAGCCGATCGAGCAGATGCGGCAGGCCGCGTGGGAGATCGCGGGGGAAGGTGCGGAGACGACGACGGCACCGTCGTCCTCGCCGCCCCCGTCCGGTGGTGTCGGACGGCATCCAGCGTGGGAGAAACGACCGCTCCTCGCATTGGTTCCCGCGCCGTGGGCGCAGTGGCATCCGCTCCTGGTCCACTTCCCGATTGCCCTTCTCGTTCTCGAGGCGGTGTTCGTGTGCGCGCTCCTCGTGCGGCCGAACGAGCGCATGGCGCAGTTCTCGACCTGGCTGCTCGGCGCGGCCGTCGTGAGCCTGGTGCCGACGATCCTCACGGGTATCCGTGATGCGGGAGCTGACCTCGGCCCCGACTCACCCTTCTGGAACGGCTTGCACGATCGCCTGACGCATCTGTTCCGTCTGGAGAGTTCCGTCTCACTCCACGTCCTTTTCGGGCTTGCCGTGACGCTCATCGCGTTTGGCCGCCTCGCGTGGCGCGTGCGGGCAGGCGATCGGATCCTGGGCGGCGGCCAGCGGATGGCCTTCACCCTCGTCACCCTGCTCGGTCTTTGGGTTCTCTTCGGTGGAGGCCAGGTCGGGGGTGGTATCTCGCACCGATGA
- a CDS encoding chromate transporter encodes MTAPGAPCSLRELLGYFLRLGTLGFGGPIALVGYMQRDLVDQRRWVSRQDYVEGLALAQLAPGPLAAQLAIYLGWVRAGVPGATLVSVAFILPSFLMVLALSALYLRYGGLAWMQGVFYGVGAAVIAIIARSAWKLVHMTLGQDRLLWVLFGVSALVTAWTESEVVWLFVLCGVAALVVRGLAGHPAAALGLVPVWLLTGLHGPANGGTLARVFWYFAEAGAFVFGSGLAIVPFLYGGVVGAFHWLTERQFLDAVAVAMITPGPVVITVAFIGYLVAGPLGAALAALGVFLPCYLFVVIPASYFRRAVHDRRVRAFVDGVTAAATGAIAGAAFVLGRRAIVDVPTALIALGTVAILVRARRIPEPLVILAAGLIGLGLKGAVGH; translated from the coding sequence CTGACGGCCCCTGGGGCGCCGTGCAGCCTCCGCGAGTTGCTCGGCTACTTCCTCCGCCTCGGCACACTCGGGTTCGGCGGACCGATCGCGCTCGTCGGCTACATGCAGCGCGACCTCGTCGACCAGCGCCGCTGGGTCTCGAGGCAGGACTACGTCGAGGGGCTCGCCCTCGCGCAGCTCGCGCCGGGGCCGCTCGCGGCGCAGCTCGCGATCTACCTCGGATGGGTGCGCGCCGGCGTGCCCGGGGCGACGCTGGTGAGTGTCGCCTTCATCCTGCCGTCGTTCCTCATGGTGCTCGCGCTCTCGGCGCTCTACCTCCGCTACGGTGGGCTCGCGTGGATGCAGGGCGTGTTCTACGGCGTCGGGGCTGCGGTGATCGCGATCATCGCCCGGAGCGCGTGGAAGCTGGTCCACATGACGCTCGGTCAGGACCGGCTTCTCTGGGTGCTCTTCGGGGTGAGCGCGCTGGTGACCGCGTGGACGGAGTCCGAGGTGGTATGGCTCTTCGTGCTGTGCGGCGTGGCGGCACTCGTGGTGCGAGGGCTCGCCGGCCACCCCGCGGCCGCGCTCGGGCTCGTCCCGGTCTGGCTGCTCACGGGCCTCCACGGGCCCGCCAACGGCGGCACCCTCGCGCGGGTCTTCTGGTACTTTGCCGAGGCCGGGGCGTTCGTCTTCGGGAGCGGGCTCGCGATCGTGCCGTTCCTCTATGGCGGCGTCGTCGGTGCCTTCCACTGGCTGACGGAACGGCAGTTCCTCGATGCGGTCGCGGTGGCCATGATCACGCCGGGACCCGTCGTCATCACGGTGGCCTTCATCGGCTACCTGGTGGCCGGCCCGCTCGGCGCCGCCCTCGCGGCGCTCGGTGTGTTCCTGCCCTGCTATCTCTTCGTCGTCATCCCGGCGTCGTACTTCCGGCGCGCCGTGCACGACCGCCGCGTGCGGGCGTTCGTCGACGGCGTGACGGCGGCCGCCACCGGCGCCATCGCGGGCGCGGCCTTCGTGCTCGGCCGCCGGGCGATCGTCGACGTGCCGACGGCGCTGATCGCGCTCGGGACGGTCGCCATCCTGGTGCGAGCGAGGCGAATCCCCGAGCCGCTCGTCATCCTCGCGGCTGGCCTGATTGGGCTGGGGCTGAAGGGCGCGGTCGGGCACTGA
- a CDS encoding extracellular solute-binding protein, translating into MMRSCMILIGLAASTCGRGGPEVVAYTSVDQVFSEPVFRECERQAGLALRAVFDTEETKSTGVVNRLIAEAASPQADVFWSGDPVRPFLLVKRGLVEPYVSPNAAAIPAAFKAADGTWTGFAARARVLLVNTTRVDEASMPRSIIDLANPHWSGDAAIANPLFGTTTMHVAALFALWGDERARAFLADLRTNAVRVASSNGEVKRLVAAGEVAFGLTDTDDAHEALEEHAPVAVVYPDQEGFGTLVMPTVVVLLKGGPHPQLGKRLSDCLLRPEVERRLAESAAHMPLRSGVPPSPGAVPIDQLRAMPVDYARLGEIMERIEPWLRQWAGV; encoded by the coding sequence ATGATGCGGTCGTGCATGATCCTCATCGGGCTCGCCGCGTCGACCTGCGGGCGGGGCGGACCTGAGGTCGTGGCGTACACCTCCGTCGATCAGGTCTTCTCCGAGCCGGTCTTCCGCGAGTGCGAGCGGCAGGCCGGGCTCGCCCTGCGGGCCGTCTTCGACACCGAGGAGACGAAGAGCACCGGGGTCGTGAACCGCCTCATCGCCGAGGCCGCGAGCCCGCAGGCAGACGTCTTCTGGTCGGGCGATCCCGTGCGGCCGTTCCTGCTCGTCAAGCGAGGGCTGGTGGAGCCCTACGTGTCGCCGAACGCGGCCGCGATCCCGGCCGCCTTCAAGGCAGCCGACGGGACCTGGACCGGGTTCGCGGCCCGGGCGCGCGTCCTGCTCGTCAACACGACGCGCGTCGACGAGGCTTCGATGCCGCGCTCGATCATCGACCTCGCGAACCCGCACTGGAGCGGCGATGCGGCCATCGCGAACCCGCTCTTCGGCACCACCACCATGCACGTCGCGGCGCTGTTCGCCCTGTGGGGTGACGAACGGGCGCGGGCCTTCCTCGCGGATCTCCGCACGAACGCGGTGCGCGTCGCGAGCTCCAACGGCGAGGTGAAGCGGCTGGTCGCCGCCGGCGAGGTCGCCTTCGGCCTGACCGACACGGACGACGCCCACGAGGCGCTCGAGGAGCACGCTCCGGTCGCCGTCGTCTACCCCGATCAAGAGGGTTTCGGAACGCTCGTCATGCCGACGGTGGTCGTGCTCCTGAAGGGCGGGCCGCATCCGCAGCTCGGCAAGCGGCTCAGCGACTGCTTGCTTCGGCCCGAGGTCGAGCGACGCCTCGCCGAGTCCGCCGCGCACATGCCGCTGCGCTCCGGCGTGCCGCCATCACCCGGCGCCGTCCCGATCGACCAGCTGCGCGCCATGCCCGTCGACTACGCGCGTCTCGGCGAGATCATGGAACGCATCGAGCCCTGGCTCCGCCAATGGGCCGGCGTCTGA
- a CDS encoding chromate resistance protein produces MWRRLQALGAVAIKNSAYVLPRTDQAREDFEWVLREIIKQGGEASLCEARFVDGLRDDQVEALFNAARDAEYGGIVAEARRVADNLPSGEALPEGRRPQLEAEVARLKRRLAEVSALDFFGAPGREAADGLVASLEARAQRGLERMADGRQLGDLHGRTWVTRKGIHIDRIASAWLIRRFVDPGAAFKFVPARSYRPEPGELRFDMFEAEFTHEGDLCTFEVLLARVRLDDPALRPIAAIVHDIDLKDAKFDRPEAAGIDRLIAGIAMRHRDDEDRLARGAAVFDDLYEYFRRKRA; encoded by the coding sequence ATGTGGCGCCGGCTCCAAGCGCTCGGCGCCGTCGCGATCAAGAATTCCGCGTACGTCCTCCCCAGGACCGACCAGGCGCGCGAGGACTTCGAGTGGGTTCTGCGGGAGATCATCAAGCAGGGCGGCGAGGCATCGCTTTGTGAGGCGCGCTTCGTCGACGGATTGCGTGACGACCAGGTCGAAGCGCTCTTCAACGCTGCACGGGACGCCGAGTACGGCGGGATCGTCGCGGAGGCTCGTCGGGTAGCGGACAACCTGCCATCGGGGGAAGCGCTGCCCGAGGGTCGCCGCCCGCAACTCGAAGCCGAGGTCGCTCGGCTCAAGCGACGACTCGCGGAGGTGAGCGCCCTCGACTTCTTCGGCGCACCCGGTCGGGAGGCGGCCGACGGACTCGTCGCCAGCCTCGAGGCGCGTGCGCAGCGGGGTTTGGAGAGGATGGCCGACGGCCGGCAGCTGGGCGACCTTCATGGCCGTACGTGGGTCACGCGCAAGGGAATCCATATCGACCGCATCGCGAGCGCCTGGCTGATCCGGCGTTTCGTCGACCCCGGGGCAGCTTTCAAGTTCGTGCCGGCCAGGAGCTACCGGCCGGAGCCCGGCGAGCTGCGCTTCGACATGTTCGAGGCCGAGTTCACGCATGAAGGTGACCTCTGCACGTTCGAGGTGCTGCTCGCTCGCGTGCGCCTCGACGACCCGGCGCTTCGCCCGATCGCAGCGATCGTCCATGACATCGACCTGAAGGACGCGAAGTTCGACCGCCCGGAAGCGGCGGGGATTGATCGCTTGATCGCCGGGATCGCCATGCGGCACCGAGACGACGAGGATCGGTTGGCCCGAGGGGCGGCTGTCTTCGACGACCTCTACGAGTACTTCCGAAGAAAGCGGGCCTGA
- a CDS encoding DUF1259 domain-containing protein: MRFRKLLVLLLATPVLAAAPDERLIARITGLEPEVKAGVVKVSVPRTALSITVDGVKMDPFQGFTSWAAFQASGDRTIVMGDLALAEDEVSPVMSAALANGLAVTALHNHFAYDRPRMLFMHIEGVGPTERLATALRKALDAVQHVRRTPAPAESFGGPDIPATSSIDPKPLEAILGRRGQAKDGMVKFVFERKTTMHGMDLGAAMGVSTWAAFAGNPERAVVDGDFAMLESDVQVVLKALRAADIHVVALHSHMLHEQPRIMFLHYWGKGPAEELARALKRAMATQRK; the protein is encoded by the coding sequence ATGCGCTTTCGGAAGCTGCTCGTGCTCCTCCTCGCCACCCCCGTGCTCGCCGCCGCGCCAGACGAGCGGCTGATCGCGAGGATCACGGGCCTCGAGCCCGAGGTGAAGGCGGGCGTGGTCAAGGTGTCGGTGCCGCGCACCGCGCTCTCCATCACCGTCGACGGCGTCAAGATGGATCCCTTCCAGGGGTTCACGTCCTGGGCGGCGTTCCAGGCGAGCGGCGACCGAACCATCGTGATGGGCGACCTCGCGCTCGCGGAGGACGAGGTGAGCCCGGTGATGAGCGCCGCGCTCGCCAACGGGCTCGCGGTCACCGCGCTCCACAATCACTTCGCCTACGATCGTCCCCGGATGCTCTTCATGCACATCGAGGGCGTGGGCCCGACCGAACGGCTTGCGACTGCGCTCCGCAAGGCGCTCGACGCCGTCCAGCACGTGCGCCGGACGCCGGCGCCGGCGGAGAGCTTCGGCGGCCCCGACATCCCAGCCACGAGCAGCATCGACCCGAAGCCGCTCGAGGCGATCCTCGGCCGCCGCGGGCAGGCGAAGGACGGCATGGTGAAGTTCGTGTTCGAGCGGAAGACGACGATGCACGGCATGGACCTCGGCGCGGCGATGGGCGTGAGCACGTGGGCCGCGTTCGCCGGCAACCCCGAGCGGGCCGTCGTGGACGGCGACTTCGCGATGCTCGAGTCCGACGTGCAGGTCGTGCTCAAGGCGCTCCGCGCGGCGGACATCCACGTCGTCGCGCTCCACAGCCACATGCTCCACGAGCAGCCTCGCATCATGTTCCTCCACTACTGGGGCAAAGGCCCGGCGGAGGAGCTGGCGCGCGCGCTCAAGAGGGCGATGGCCACGCAGCGAAAGTGA
- a CDS encoding DUF1259 domain-containing protein, protein MKTTRLSLLLILAVAMVRSAGAEGPDAELVAKITGLKPDVKNDIAKVSVPRGDLGAVIDGAKMQPFQGLTSWAAFQAAGDKTIVMGDMTLTEPQVNPTMSAALDNGLQVTALHNHFFFDRPHVFFMHIGGEGTTEQLATGVRKALDAANATQRGVGFGGVSIPAKSTIDPKPLEAILGASAQAKDGIAKFSFGRKTSMHGTEVGEAMGVNTWAAFAGSQRAAVVDGDFAMLEDELQDVLKALRHANINIVAIHNHMTHEQPRIMFLHFWAKGSAEELARGVKSALDTQKK, encoded by the coding sequence ATGAAGACGACGCGTCTGTCGCTGCTGCTGATCCTCGCCGTAGCCATGGTGAGGAGTGCCGGGGCCGAGGGGCCCGACGCGGAACTGGTCGCGAAGATCACTGGCCTCAAGCCGGATGTGAAGAACGACATCGCGAAGGTCAGCGTGCCACGCGGGGACCTCGGGGCGGTCATCGACGGGGCGAAGATGCAGCCGTTCCAGGGCCTCACCTCGTGGGCTGCCTTCCAGGCTGCGGGCGACAAGACGATCGTCATGGGCGACATGACCCTGACCGAGCCGCAGGTGAATCCGACCATGAGCGCCGCCCTTGACAACGGACTCCAGGTGACCGCCCTGCACAACCACTTCTTCTTCGATCGCCCGCACGTGTTCTTCATGCACATCGGCGGTGAGGGAACCACGGAGCAGCTGGCGACGGGGGTGCGGAAGGCTCTGGACGCCGCGAACGCGACTCAGCGAGGAGTCGGCTTCGGGGGCGTGAGCATCCCGGCGAAAAGCACGATCGACCCGAAGCCGCTCGAGGCGATCCTCGGCGCATCCGCGCAGGCGAAGGACGGGATCGCGAAGTTCTCCTTCGGCCGCAAGACGTCCATGCACGGCACCGAGGTCGGGGAGGCGATGGGCGTGAACACCTGGGCGGCATTCGCAGGGAGCCAGCGAGCCGCGGTGGTCGATGGCGACTTCGCGATGCTCGAAGACGAACTGCAGGACGTCCTCAAGGCGCTGCGTCACGCGAACATCAACATCGTCGCGATCCACAACCACATGACGCACGAGCAGCCGCGCATCATGTTTCTGCACTTCTGGGCGAAGGGCTCGGCCGAGGAACTCGCGCGGGGTGTCAAATCCGCCCTCGACACGCAGAAGAAGTGA
- a CDS encoding HAMP domain-containing protein — protein sequence MTSWWRHQSIRVRLTLWYAAALSAVLALYAGGVFAFLRHSLSADLDGGLRDDREVAEQMLERTPAGGVGWRAEPDDDDDEAIAGRWLEVRSPDGTLLYARPSGIPADVRVRRLSGPYTVDGLPVVIQVARSEEPLHRELRELLIIMAAGLPFAVAIAAMGGYFLARRALAPVSRMAERARTITAERLGERLPVENPGDELGQLAAVFNDAFARLERSFEQLRRFTADASHELRTPLTAMRSVGEVGLREHRDAAAYREIIGSMLEETDRLGRLVEGLLTLSRADGGNVSLKREAVDLAELARDVAGHLGVLAEEKRQSFAVQASGPVPAWVDRVVIRQALINLVDNAIKYTPPGGSVGIVVRDGGPGPTVEVTDTGSGIPPEHRDRVFDRFYRIDKARSRDLGGAGLGLAIARWAVEAHGGRIDLESVEGRGSTFRISLLHAEGSNSVPRAAEVN from the coding sequence ATGACGAGCTGGTGGCGCCATCAGAGCATCCGCGTCCGCCTCACGCTCTGGTACGCCGCGGCCCTGAGCGCGGTCCTGGCCCTCTACGCGGGTGGGGTGTTCGCCTTCCTGCGGCACAGCCTCTCCGCGGACCTGGACGGCGGGCTCCGTGACGATCGCGAGGTTGCCGAGCAGATGCTCGAGCGGACGCCGGCTGGCGGAGTCGGCTGGCGAGCCGAGCCGGACGACGATGACGACGAGGCGATCGCTGGCCGCTGGCTCGAGGTCCGGAGCCCGGATGGTACCCTTCTGTACGCGAGGCCGTCCGGGATCCCCGCCGACGTTCGCGTCAGGCGTCTGAGTGGGCCGTACACCGTCGACGGCCTCCCCGTTGTCATCCAGGTGGCACGGTCCGAGGAGCCGCTCCATCGGGAGTTGCGCGAGCTCCTCATCATCATGGCTGCGGGGCTTCCCTTCGCGGTCGCGATCGCGGCGATGGGCGGCTATTTCCTCGCGCGACGGGCGCTCGCCCCCGTGAGCCGCATGGCCGAACGCGCACGGACGATCACGGCCGAGCGACTCGGGGAGCGGCTTCCGGTCGAGAATCCGGGGGACGAACTCGGGCAGCTGGCCGCTGTGTTCAACGATGCGTTCGCCCGGCTCGAGCGGTCTTTTGAGCAGCTGCGCCGCTTCACGGCGGATGCCTCACACGAGCTGCGGACGCCGCTCACGGCGATGCGGAGCGTCGGCGAGGTCGGCCTGCGAGAGCATCGCGATGCAGCAGCGTATCGCGAGATCATCGGCAGCATGCTCGAGGAGACAGATCGGCTTGGACGGCTGGTGGAAGGGCTCCTGACGCTCTCTCGGGCCGACGGGGGCAACGTGTCGCTCAAGCGCGAGGCCGTCGATCTCGCCGAGCTGGCGCGTGACGTCGCGGGGCACCTCGGTGTGCTGGCCGAGGAAAAGCGGCAGTCGTTCGCGGTCCAAGCGTCGGGGCCGGTCCCGGCGTGGGTGGATCGCGTCGTGATCCGGCAGGCGCTGATCAATCTGGTGGACAACGCCATCAAGTACACGCCGCCCGGTGGCAGCGTCGGGATCGTCGTACGGGACGGAGGGCCCGGGCCGACCGTCGAGGTCACCGACACCGGGTCTGGCATACCACCCGAGCATCGCGATCGCGTGTTCGATCGCTTCTACCGAATCGACAAGGCGCGATCGCGTGATCTCGGTGGGGCGGGCCTCGGGCTGGCCATCGCTCGTTGGGCGGTCGAGGCACACGGCGGGCGAATTGATCTGGAAAGCGTCGAGGGACGCGGATCAACGTTCCGGATCTCGTTGCTGCACGCGGAAGGATCGAACTCGGTGCCGCGTGCGGCCGAAGTCAACTGA
- a CDS encoding alpha/beta hydrolase → MTVPDDVRQVLEAWARRGRFVTLAEGHRIFAVQEGTGPDLVLVHGFPSTSHDFAAALSLLTPRFRVTAFDQLGFGFSDKPAGDVSYSLLDQGRRAGEVVRALGVERARVVGHDMGLTVAVEMLCRHEERTLGFAIGDLVLCNGSHLVELARITPFQYAIMTDDGAADFARNFDPEAFAKALGFVWADATRTPAVDLRAIAYWLALGGGLDILPRIARYNLERTWSADRWRPILGRTAVPIRVVWGDRDPIAVLEIGRRLAEMSGGPLTVLEGIGHYPQMEAPAAWVAAVAL, encoded by the coding sequence ATGACGGTCCCCGACGACGTCCGGCAGGTGCTCGAAGCCTGGGCACGGCGGGGCCGCTTCGTCACGCTCGCCGAGGGGCATCGCATCTTCGCCGTGCAGGAGGGGACGGGCCCGGACCTCGTTCTCGTGCACGGCTTTCCCTCCACCAGCCACGACTTCGCGGCCGCGCTGTCCCTGCTGACGCCGCGCTTCCGCGTCACCGCCTTCGACCAGCTGGGTTTCGGATTCTCCGACAAGCCGGCGGGGGACGTCTCGTACTCCCTGCTCGATCAGGGCCGGCGCGCGGGCGAGGTCGTGCGCGCGCTCGGCGTCGAGCGGGCGCGCGTGGTGGGACACGACATGGGGCTCACCGTCGCGGTCGAGATGCTCTGCCGCCACGAGGAGCGCACCCTGGGTTTCGCGATCGGTGACCTCGTGCTGTGCAACGGCAGCCATCTGGTCGAGCTCGCACGGATCACGCCCTTCCAGTACGCGATCATGACCGACGACGGCGCCGCCGACTTCGCCCGCAACTTCGACCCCGAGGCGTTCGCCAAGGCCCTCGGCTTCGTCTGGGCCGACGCGACTCGCACTCCGGCGGTCGACCTCCGCGCGATCGCGTACTGGCTGGCGCTCGGCGGTGGGCTCGATATCCTCCCGCGCATCGCGCGCTACAACCTCGAACGCACCTGGTCCGCCGACCGCTGGCGGCCCATCCTCGGGCGGACGGCCGTGCCGATCCGTGTGGTGTGGGGCGACCGTGACCCGATCGCCGTCCTCGAGATCGGCCGCAGGCTCGCGGAGATGTCCGGCGGCCCGCTCACGGTGCTCGAAGGGATTGGCCACTACCCTCAGATGGAAGCACCGGCGGCCTGGGTGGCAGCCGTCGCACTGTGA